One stretch of Bombus terrestris chromosome 5, iyBomTerr1.2, whole genome shotgun sequence DNA includes these proteins:
- the LOC100649057 gene encoding lysophospholipase-like protein 1, with protein sequence MAKLPKISVVNASNIHSATLFLFHGSGATGSNFKEWIDILNREELKFPHIKIIYPTAPLQPYTPLHGMQSHVWFDRKSISIEAQEDTESINSMCITIAELIDKEISDGIPNDKIVLAGFSMGGALSMYLSYRYKLSLAGCCAMSSFLNKNSFVYQHLKNNPGIRAPPLLQFHGVDDKLVPIKWGEECYNSLKELGVNAQFVPLNNVDHELSRIEIQAFKEWLLNILPQKLSD encoded by the exons ATGGCTAAGCTACCTAAGATTAGCGTCGTAAATGCCAGTAACATCCATAGTGCTACTCTATTCCTTTTTCATGGATcag GAGCTACTGGCAGTAATTTTAAAGAGTGGATCGATATTCTGAATAGGGAGGAATTAAAATTTCCacacataaaaattatttaccctACCGCACCTCTTCAACCTTATACACCTCTTCATGGGATG CAAAGTCATGTATGGTTCGATCGTAAGAGTATATCTATAGAAGCCCAAGAAGATACTGAATCAATAAATTCAATGTGTATAACTATTGCAGAACTTATCGATAAAGAAATTTCTGATGGTATACCAAATGATAAAATCGTTCTTGCTGGTTTTTCGATGGGAGGAGCCCTATCAATGTATTTATCATATAGGTACAAATTATCTTTAGCTGGATGTTGTGCTATGTCTAgctttcttaataaaaattcatttgtaTATCAG cATTTGAAAAACAATCCAGGAATACGTGCTCCACCTCTTCTGCAATTTCACGGCGTTGATGATAAGCTCGTCCCAATAAAATGGGGAGAAGAATGCTATAACAGTCTAAAAGAACTTGGTGTTAATGCTCAATTTGTACCATTAAATAATGTAGATCATGAATTAAGTAGGATCGAGATACAGGCCTTCAAAGAGTGGCTTTTGAACATTTTACCACAGAAATTATCTGACTAA